One window of the Armatimonadota bacterium genome contains the following:
- a CDS encoding tetratricopeptide repeat protein, protein AGAARRELLAVALILLAAAALRVVYLIQYKENVPFYGFPVVDSRYYDIWAQRIAAGQGSGDKPFYMAPLYPYVLALIYKIAGHRLAVVYILQHILGLASLAAVYALARRSFGHAAGIVAMALMTVYAPLVFLESKLLTETLAVFLNLISLVLLLRALDRPAPLRFGFAGLTLGLSAVCRPNALLTAALLLAWLLFLWHKSGELRRSVAAHMTPLILGIALAVLPVTVRNYVASGDGVLLTTNGGMVLAQGNHASANGIFSALPGFSGSIAEQQADEIRRASEALGRPVKASEASRYWARQAVGWAVSHPADYALLTAKKLLWALHNREARCNYNIYLERSMVPALELFFLPFSALIGLAAAGIVFAFAGRAPAGPANRIGVWAVLLYMLSCLATLLVFSVSSRFRVPAVPALAVFAGFGAVRLVGCIRDDSPMDLVVPLSCGIAVMLVSLVPYPIPALSAASYGNLGFSYVNAGKADEAVVQLEKALQSNPRQVFALVNMGRALALQKRFGEAEQCYRRALHEDPGNREAHYYLGYALASQNRLDEAVQQYKEAVRLDPHYADAYFNLGVIYDSWQRYDDAIASYRTAVKINPAYADAHHNLAVDLYETERYAEAWKHVRLCREHGGTPHPGFVRALSEEMPEVK, encoded by the coding sequence CCGCCGGCGCGGCGCGTCGCGAACTGCTGGCCGTCGCGCTGATACTGCTCGCGGCCGCCGCCCTCCGCGTCGTCTATCTTATCCAGTACAAGGAGAACGTGCCTTTCTACGGTTTTCCGGTCGTGGACTCCCGGTACTATGACATCTGGGCCCAGCGGATCGCGGCCGGACAGGGTTCCGGTGACAAGCCGTTCTACATGGCGCCCCTGTATCCTTACGTCCTCGCGCTGATCTATAAGATCGCGGGGCACAGGCTAGCGGTCGTGTACATCCTTCAACACATTCTGGGGTTGGCGAGTCTCGCGGCGGTCTACGCCCTCGCGCGGCGGTCGTTTGGACATGCGGCCGGCATTGTCGCGATGGCGCTCATGACCGTCTACGCGCCCCTGGTATTCCTCGAGAGCAAACTGCTCACGGAGACCCTCGCCGTCTTCCTGAACCTGATCTCGCTGGTGCTTCTTCTGCGGGCGCTCGACCGTCCGGCCCCGCTTCGCTTCGGCTTCGCCGGACTGACGCTGGGACTGAGCGCGGTGTGTCGCCCGAACGCTCTGCTGACTGCGGCGCTCCTTTTGGCGTGGCTCCTGTTCCTGTGGCACAAGAGTGGCGAACTCCGACGAAGCGTGGCGGCGCACATGACGCCTCTGATCCTCGGAATCGCGCTTGCCGTCCTTCCGGTCACTGTCAGAAACTATGTCGCAAGCGGGGATGGTGTTCTCCTGACGACGAACGGCGGCATGGTTCTCGCACAGGGGAATCATGCCTCGGCGAACGGAATCTTCTCCGCCTTGCCCGGATTCTCCGGCTCCATAGCCGAACAACAGGCCGACGAGATAAGGAGAGCGTCCGAGGCCCTCGGTAGGCCGGTCAAGGCTTCGGAAGCGTCGCGCTACTGGGCGCGGCAGGCGGTTGGGTGGGCCGTCAGCCACCCTGCGGACTACGCCCTGCTGACGGCAAAGAAACTCCTCTGGGCGCTTCACAATCGGGAAGCGCGCTGCAACTACAACATCTATCTCGAGCGGTCCATGGTACCGGCGCTCGAGCTGTTCTTCCTGCCGTTCTCGGCGCTGATTGGCCTCGCGGCGGCCGGAATCGTCTTTGCATTCGCGGGTCGCGCTCCCGCCGGGCCGGCGAATCGGATTGGAGTGTGGGCTGTCCTTCTCTATATGCTGTCCTGCCTCGCGACGCTGCTGGTCTTCTCCGTCAGCTCGCGATTCCGCGTGCCCGCGGTGCCGGCGCTCGCAGTATTCGCCGGCTTCGGCGCCGTTCGGCTCGTCGGGTGTATCAGAGACGACAGTCCAATGGACCTGGTGGTGCCGCTCTCCTGCGGGATAGCGGTCATGCTGGTCTCGCTCGTCCCGTATCCGATTCCCGCGCTCTCGGCGGCGTCATACGGCAACCTCGGCTTCAGCTACGTGAACGCAGGAAAAGCGGACGAAGCCGTCGTTCAACTCGAGAAGGCTCTGCAGTCGAATCCTCGCCAAGTCTTCGCCCTAGTCAACATGGGCAGGGCGCTTGCACTGCAGAAGCGGTTTGGCGAGGCCGAGCAGTGCTATCGGAGGGCTCTGCACGAGGATCCCGGGAACCGCGAAGCGCACTACTACCTCGGCTATGCGCTGGCGAGTCAGAACCGGCTCGACGAGGCGGTGCAGCAGTACAAGGAAGCCGTCCGCCTGGACCCGCACTATGCCGACGCGTACTTCAACCTCGGAGTGATCTACGACTCGTGGCAGCGGTACGACGACGCAATAGCGTCATATCGTACGGCGGTCAAGATCAACCCCGCCTACGCAGATGCGCATCACAACCTCGCCGTGGACCTCTACGAAACGGAACGTTACGCGGAGGCCTGGAAGCACGTCCGTCTCTGCCGCGAGCACGGCGGCACCCCTCATCCGGGTTTCGTTCGTGCTCTCTCCGAGGAAATGCCGGAGGTGAAGTGA
- a CDS encoding deoxyguanosinetriphosphate triphosphohydrolase, translating to MGVRQQQEDLERRILSGRAALSADSRGRRQPEDKCPIRTEFQRDRDRIVHSKAFRRLKHKTQVFIDPDEDHYRTRLTHTLEVAQIARTISRALRLNEDLTEAVALGHDLGHTPFGHAGERALDQVCREYLPGSSFSHSEQSLRVVDFIERDGQGLNLTWEVRNGVLHHSKGSGDIGLDGSDGNETLEGKVVRISDRIAYINHDIDDSVRAGVLREEDLPADCVAVLGNRHSERISAMVADIIGNSMDKPELCMSPRVSEAMDRLKDFLFERVYALDSRQAAELAKAERLVKELFRHYVSHPELLPGWRADELGDADGRARVARDFIAGMTDRYAEMRYLDYFVPEPRSEY from the coding sequence ATGGGAGTTCGTCAGCAGCAGGAAGATCTCGAACGGCGCATCCTCTCCGGGCGCGCCGCCCTCAGCGCCGATTCGCGAGGAAGGCGTCAGCCGGAGGACAAGTGCCCCATCCGCACCGAGTTCCAGCGCGATCGCGACCGCATCGTCCACTCGAAGGCCTTCAGACGCCTCAAGCACAAGACCCAGGTCTTCATAGACCCGGACGAGGACCACTATCGCACGCGTCTGACACACACCCTCGAGGTTGCCCAGATAGCCCGCACGATCTCTCGCGCGCTGAGGCTCAACGAGGACCTTACCGAGGCGGTCGCCCTGGGTCACGATCTCGGCCACACTCCCTTCGGCCATGCGGGGGAGCGGGCGCTCGATCAGGTATGCCGGGAGTATCTCCCGGGCAGTTCCTTCAGCCACAGCGAGCAGAGCCTTCGGGTCGTGGACTTCATTGAGCGGGACGGCCAGGGCCTCAACCTCACTTGGGAGGTGCGCAACGGAGTTCTGCACCATTCGAAGGGTAGCGGCGATATCGGGCTTGACGGTTCGGACGGCAACGAGACTCTGGAGGGCAAAGTCGTGCGAATCTCGGACCGGATCGCGTACATCAATCATGACATAGACGACTCGGTCCGCGCGGGAGTGCTCCGGGAGGAAGACCTGCCGGCCGACTGTGTAGCGGTCCTCGGAAACCGGCATTCTGAGCGCATCTCCGCCATGGTCGCCGACATCATCGGCAACAGCATGGACAAGCCCGAACTCTGCATGAGTCCTCGCGTCTCCGAGGCGATGGACCGGCTGAAGGACTTCCTGTTCGAAAGGGTGTATGCTCTCGACAGCCGTCAGGCGGCCGAGTTGGCCAAGGCCGAGCGGCTCGTCAAGGAGTTGTTCCGGCACTACGTCTCCCACCCGGAACTGCTGCCTGGCTGGAGGGCGGACGAACTCGGCGATGCCGACGGCCGGGCCCGCGTTGCTCGCGACTTTATCGCCGGCATGACCGATCGCTATGCCGAAATGCGCTACCTCGACTACTTCGTGCCGGAGCCGCGCTCGGAGTACTGA
- the amrB gene encoding AmmeMemoRadiSam system protein B: MRDGNGVTIRKPAVAGMFYEANADDLRAEIERCFLSPFGPGRLPESSLSGARDIVGLVSPHAGLIYSGPTAAHGYLRLAEDGQPELAVLLGVNHRGYGDPVSVGITPAWRTPLGDVEVDAEAAKRIAALSGYASENELAHRIEHSLEVQVPFLQYLYGAKIRIVPVVMSLSVREPVALHAARDIGAAATEAVAGRNAVVIASTDFSHYESRESAEARDSLAIGHILEMDEEGLLRTVREMDISMCGAAPTAAGIAACRLMGAQTAVKLAYGTSGDISGDYSQVVGYASIEFRR, translated from the coding sequence ATGCGGGACGGTAATGGAGTGACGATTCGCAAGCCGGCGGTCGCAGGGATGTTCTATGAGGCGAACGCGGACGATCTGCGCGCGGAGATCGAGCGCTGTTTTCTCTCGCCGTTCGGTCCCGGGCGGCTTCCGGAGTCTAGCCTCTCAGGCGCGCGAGATATCGTCGGCCTGGTGAGCCCGCACGCCGGGCTGATCTACTCCGGCCCTACCGCCGCGCACGGGTATCTCCGCCTGGCGGAGGACGGCCAGCCGGAGTTGGCAGTCCTGCTCGGCGTCAACCATCGAGGCTACGGAGACCCGGTGTCTGTGGGCATTACGCCAGCCTGGCGCACGCCGCTGGGCGACGTCGAGGTGGATGCGGAGGCCGCGAAGCGCATAGCGGCCCTCTCCGGCTATGCGAGCGAGAACGAGCTTGCTCACCGGATCGAGCACTCGCTCGAGGTACAGGTGCCCTTCCTTCAGTACCTCTACGGCGCGAAGATTCGGATCGTGCCGGTGGTAATGTCCCTATCGGTGCGCGAACCGGTCGCGCTCCACGCGGCGAGAGACATCGGAGCGGCGGCGACGGAGGCGGTCGCGGGACGAAACGCCGTAGTCATCGCGAGCACGGACTTCAGCCACTACGAGAGCCGGGAGTCGGCGGAGGCCAGGGACTCACTGGCGATCGGGCACATCCTGGAAATGGATGAGGAGGGGCTGCTGCGGACGGTGCGTGAGATGGACATCTCGATGTGCGGTGCGGCTCCGACGGCGGCGGGGATAGCCGCGTGCAGACTGATGGGGGCGCAGACGGCCGTGAAGCTGGCGTACGGCACGTCCGGCGACATCAGCGGCGACTACTCTCAGGTGGTCGGATATGCGTCCATCGAGTTCAGGAGATAG
- the lepB gene encoding signal peptidase I yields MLNNYRRILREILETGLMTVVVFAFLITFVIQGFRVFGSCMEPNLRTGERLIGNKFVYRFGDPGRGDVVVFRFPPEPKKVFIKRIVALPGETVEIRQGTVFVNGEALAEPYVRKAAHGDFPPQRVPEGNVFVLGDNRDVSNDSRFWGDLPVKNIQAKAWLRYWPVARMGVFGSSAR; encoded by the coding sequence TTGCTCAACAACTACCGCCGCATCCTTCGCGAGATCCTGGAGACCGGGCTCATGACCGTCGTGGTCTTCGCCTTTCTGATCACCTTCGTCATCCAGGGGTTCAGAGTATTCGGCAGCTGCATGGAGCCGAACCTTCGCACCGGGGAGCGGCTCATCGGCAACAAGTTCGTCTATCGTTTCGGAGACCCCGGACGGGGCGATGTGGTCGTGTTCCGGTTCCCGCCCGAGCCGAAGAAAGTCTTCATCAAGCGAATTGTCGCCCTCCCCGGCGAAACCGTGGAGATACGCCAGGGGACGGTGTTCGTCAACGGGGAAGCGCTCGCGGAGCCCTATGTTCGCAAGGCCGCCCACGGGGACTTCCCCCCGCAGAGGGTGCCCGAGGGTAACGTCTTCGTGCTCGGAGATAACCGCGACGTCAGCAACGACAGCAGGTTCTGGGGCGATCTGCCGGTCAAGAACATCCAGGCCAAGGCGTGGCTGCGGTACTGGCCGGTTGCCAGGATGGGCGTGTTCGGCTCGTCCGCAAGATGA
- a CDS encoding PEP-CTERM sorting domain-containing protein: protein MKKVLAITLMLLLLATAAMAAENNWRITLKADNGAGMNGTSGIQVGVYPTSLDGYDAQDGAVAGSVGADTPGTTIQTLTRLPGETVLRSKNIQAPTLPAPPKVWDVFVAGNINNIDSTIRILANTINASTLPTPTFGIYPVKYYMVMVDNKGVEGAPANGTIWDIPIPAAAQSASFWSVNLPAVKISVKDNDHVILEGYKLQFVQEAVIPEPSSLLALGAGLMGLVGFATRRRR from the coding sequence GTGAAGAAGGTTCTTGCAATCACCCTGATGCTGTTGCTCTTGGCGACAGCTGCTATGGCTGCGGAAAACAACTGGCGTATCACCCTGAAGGCCGATAACGGCGCTGGGATGAACGGTACGTCGGGGATTCAGGTCGGCGTGTATCCGACATCCCTGGACGGCTACGATGCCCAGGACGGTGCCGTAGCCGGTTCCGTTGGTGCTGATACTCCGGGCACTACCATTCAGACTCTTACCAGGCTTCCTGGAGAGACGGTACTGCGCTCGAAGAACATCCAGGCTCCGACCCTGCCGGCCCCGCCGAAGGTCTGGGACGTGTTCGTTGCTGGCAACATCAACAACATAGACAGCACGATCCGGATCCTGGCGAACACGATCAACGCGTCGACTCTTCCGACCCCCACGTTCGGCATCTACCCTGTGAAGTACTACATGGTGATGGTGGACAACAAGGGAGTGGAAGGCGCTCCCGCGAACGGTACCATCTGGGATATCCCCATTCCGGCGGCTGCCCAGTCTGCATCGTTCTGGAGCGTCAACCTGCCGGCAGTCAAGATCTCGGTCAAGGATAACGACCACGTGATCTTGGAGGGTTACAAGCTGCAGTTCGTCCAGGAAGCTGTCATTCCTGAGCCGAGCAGCCTGCTCGCCCTTGGCGCCGGCCTTATGGGTCTCGTCGGTTTCGCAACGAGGCGCCGCAGATAA
- a CDS encoding CvpA family protein yields the protein MFNWIDVSIAVIFIGIGALEAKRGFGRALFDTAAALVALRAAFELNRPLARAVHLSADPYMNQAAVYAICFAALAAVLLYLGKLLYDITLVTAGVFDPVLGGMCGLAIAVIASHALVRTIALGSGGGDAVPAAIGASVFGIELLRFDTYHQVLEFLYNFHREPVG from the coding sequence TTGTTCAACTGGATTGACGTTTCGATCGCGGTCATCTTCATAGGAATCGGGGCGCTTGAAGCGAAGCGCGGCTTCGGGCGGGCGCTTTTCGACACGGCGGCGGCGCTGGTGGCCCTGAGGGCGGCGTTCGAACTGAACCGGCCTCTCGCCCGGGCCGTTCATCTCAGCGCGGACCCGTACATGAATCAGGCGGCTGTGTACGCGATATGCTTCGCGGCGCTCGCCGCGGTCCTGCTGTACCTCGGGAAGCTCCTGTACGACATCACGCTCGTGACCGCCGGCGTCTTCGATCCGGTGCTCGGCGGGATGTGCGGCCTGGCGATCGCGGTGATCGCCTCACACGCGCTCGTTCGGACGATAGCGCTCGGATCGGGCGGCGGCGACGCGGTCCCGGCGGCGATAGGCGCTTCGGTCTTCGGCATCGAACTTCTGCGATTCGACACATACCACCAGGTGCTGGAGTTCCTGTACAACTTCCACAGGGAGCCGGTCGGGTAG
- the sigH gene encoding RNA polymerase sporulation sigma factor SigH has product MFRFVRHEKYRELLDAQVVRCAQRGAEDAAEHLLYKYRNLVRNKVRSYFLVGAEKEDLLQVGMIGLWQAIVDYRADKAISFPAFARICIQRHIITAIKTATRQKQIPLNTSLSLESPPDDSCSEWTLADILTSEETVDPEELLLRREDSDLLQGMLQQVLSDFEWRVLSGYKVGKSYREIATDLQCKTKSVDNALARIKRKVSNTTFDMLDV; this is encoded by the coding sequence ATGTTTCGGTTCGTCCGACATGAGAAATACCGCGAACTCCTCGATGCCCAGGTCGTGAGATGCGCTCAGAGAGGGGCCGAAGACGCCGCCGAGCACCTGCTCTACAAGTATCGAAACCTGGTTCGAAACAAAGTCCGCTCCTACTTCCTTGTCGGCGCGGAAAAGGAAGACCTGCTCCAGGTCGGCATGATCGGCCTCTGGCAGGCGATAGTGGACTACCGCGCGGACAAGGCGATATCGTTCCCCGCCTTCGCCCGGATATGCATTCAGCGCCACATTATCACTGCCATAAAGACCGCCACCCGCCAGAAGCAGATTCCGCTGAATACCTCGCTGTCGCTCGAATCTCCGCCGGACGACTCCTGCTCGGAATGGACTCTGGCTGACATATTGACCTCGGAGGAGACGGTTGACCCTGAGGAACTGTTGCTCAGGCGGGAAGACTCGGATCTTCTTCAGGGCATGCTCCAGCAGGTGCTGAGCGACTTCGAGTGGCGCGTGCTCTCCGGCTACAAGGTCGGCAAGTCTTACCGCGAGATCGCTACCGATCTCCAGTGCAAGACCAAGTCGGTGGACAACGCGCTGGCCCGCATCAAGCGCAAGGTATCCAACACGACCTTCGACATGCTCGACGTGTAG
- a CDS encoding tetratricopeptide repeat protein, whose amino-acid sequence MSGKRLVILILAALILLTFAAFWGVLGSEFLSFDDDVYVTANRWVNAGLTPAGIKWAFTAFHSANWHPLTWLSHMLDCQVYGLDPLGHHLGNLILHVISTVLLFLLVFRMTGFAWRSAFVAALFAVHPLHVESVAWIAERKDVLSAVFWLLTMHAYVSYAAHGRRAAYVGALIAFALGLMAKPMLVSLPIVLLLVDYWPLGRFGFGSAVDFQAARRLIWEKVPFLILSAASCVVTFAAQSSGGAVVAAEVVPFGVRGANAVVAYTAYVLKMLWPAGLAAMYPHPFDSIPAWQVVASALFLSAVTLLALRAAGSRPYLAVGWFWYILTLLPVIGLVQVGMQSMADRYTYLPLIGLFLAVTWGAAGAAVRLGPAPRTAPILASLAVMVVLACTLGTWRQVGYWKDSETLFKRALAVTERNGLAETNLSIALINRGRYEEAIRHARAAVEIKPRARSYDALGVALVRLGRLDEAAEQYERALRFRPVYPMSLYNLGCVRFAEGRYQDAAGLFRRAASLQPDSADTHYYLARSLAELADADGAIRSYRTAVGLDPRHYLARFNLGVMLNQRGEHQEALSLFEEVVRIKPDYAVAHHNIGSALDSLGRTDEAMRAYREAVRLRPDLGEAHNNLAVDLFEAGRYEEAWKEVRLAERCGVRPHPEFLEALEAKGGGR is encoded by the coding sequence GTGAGCGGCAAGCGGCTCGTCATCCTCATATTGGCCGCGCTCATCCTCCTGACTTTCGCCGCGTTCTGGGGGGTGCTAGGCAGCGAGTTCCTGAGCTTCGACGATGACGTCTACGTCACCGCGAACCGTTGGGTGAATGCGGGCCTTACCCCGGCGGGCATCAAGTGGGCGTTCACTGCATTCCATTCAGCCAACTGGCATCCGCTCACGTGGTTGAGCCACATGCTCGACTGCCAGGTTTACGGGCTTGATCCCCTCGGCCACCACCTGGGCAATCTCATCCTGCACGTGATCTCGACGGTTCTGCTGTTCCTGCTGGTCTTCCGCATGACCGGTTTCGCATGGAGAAGCGCCTTCGTGGCCGCCCTGTTCGCCGTCCACCCTCTCCACGTCGAATCGGTGGCGTGGATCGCGGAGCGCAAGGATGTTCTGAGCGCCGTGTTCTGGCTGCTCACGATGCATGCGTACGTAAGCTATGCCGCGCACGGTCGCCGCGCCGCGTATGTCGGGGCCTTGATCGCTTTCGCTCTCGGCTTGATGGCGAAGCCGATGCTCGTCTCGCTTCCCATCGTGCTGTTGCTCGTTGACTACTGGCCGCTTGGACGGTTCGGTTTTGGGTCGGCGGTCGACTTTCAGGCCGCTCGGCGGCTCATCTGGGAGAAGGTTCCCTTCCTTATTCTCTCGGCGGCGTCGTGCGTGGTGACGTTCGCCGCGCAATCCTCGGGCGGAGCGGTGGTGGCGGCCGAGGTGGTCCCCTTCGGTGTTCGGGGCGCGAATGCGGTGGTTGCCTACACGGCGTATGTCCTGAAGATGCTCTGGCCCGCGGGACTGGCGGCGATGTACCCTCACCCCTTTGATTCGATTCCCGCTTGGCAGGTGGTCGCGTCGGCGCTCTTCCTGTCGGCCGTCACCCTGCTCGCGTTGAGAGCGGCTGGGAGTCGCCCGTATTTGGCGGTTGGCTGGTTCTGGTACATACTCACCCTGCTCCCGGTCATAGGCTTGGTGCAGGTGGGCATGCAGTCCATGGCGGACAGGTATACCTACCTGCCTCTGATCGGTCTGTTCCTCGCGGTCACGTGGGGCGCGGCGGGTGCGGCGGTCCGACTCGGTCCGGCTCCTCGCACGGCCCCGATACTTGCCTCGCTCGCCGTCATGGTCGTCCTCGCCTGCACTCTTGGAACTTGGCGGCAGGTCGGTTACTGGAAGGACAGCGAGACCCTCTTCAAGCGCGCGCTGGCCGTCACGGAGAGGAACGGGCTTGCCGAGACGAACCTGAGCATCGCGCTCATCAATCGGGGCCGGTACGAAGAGGCGATCCGCCACGCCCGGGCCGCCGTCGAGATCAAGCCTAGGGCTCGGTCCTATGATGCCCTGGGTGTCGCGCTGGTCCGTCTCGGCAGGCTGGACGAAGCGGCCGAGCAGTATGAGAGAGCCCTGCGCTTCAGGCCGGTCTATCCGATGAGCCTGTACAACCTGGGTTGCGTGCGCTTTGCTGAGGGCCGCTATCAAGATGCGGCGGGGTTGTTCCGTCGGGCCGCCTCTCTTCAGCCCGACAGCGCCGACACCCACTACTATCTCGCCCGCTCGCTCGCCGAGTTGGCCGACGCCGACGGGGCGATCCGCAGCTATCGAACCGCCGTGGGGCTTGATCCGCGTCACTACCTTGCGAGGTTCAACCTGGGCGTTATGCTGAATCAGAGGGGTGAGCACCAGGAGGCCCTGAGCCTGTTCGAGGAGGTGGTTCGCATCAAGCCGGACTACGCCGTGGCGCATCACAACATCGGCAGCGCGCTCGATTCGCTCGGCCGGACGGACGAGGCGATGCGGGCCTATCGAGAGGCCGTCCGCCTCCGGCCCGACCTCGGCGAGGCTCACAACAACCTCGCGGTTGACCTCTTCGAAGCCGGCCGATACGAAGAGGCGTGGAAGGAGGTCCGGCTTGCCGAGCGTTGCGGTGTGCGGCCTCACCCGGAGTTCCTCGAGGCCTTGGAGGCAAAGGGCGGCGGGCGCTAG